A single genomic interval of Cucumis sativus cultivar 9930 chromosome 7, Cucumber_9930_V3, whole genome shotgun sequence harbors:
- the LOC101209915 gene encoding flavonol synthase/flavanone 3-hydroxylase, whose protein sequence is MDQDTLVVDSSFIQPIQHRPKLYPFQPATDQVPTIDLSISPSRTTQHLVSEIASACQNWGFFQVINHGVSLETLARFEKAAKLFFDQTMEEKRKVKRDAGNAVGFYDGENTKNVRDWKEVFDFLVKDGTFFPASHDPNDTKLKVLFNHWPEYPPGFREMCEEYARELELLAHKLLRLILLSLGLSGADGLKGYFNDEQMSLMRLNRYPPCPSPDLVLGVGRHKDSGALTILAQDAVGGLQVRRKSDGQWIPVKPIPNAYIVNIGDVVQVWSNDKYESVEHRVVVNSEKERYSFPFFFFPAHHMMVKPLEEVVDEQNPPKYREYNFGKFIASRSHGNENQEVENIQIHHFRARLHQ, encoded by the exons ATGGACCAAGACACCTTGGTCGTGGATTCTTCCTTCATCCAACCCATCCAGCACCGCCCCAAACTCTATCCCTTCCAACCGGCCACCGACCAAGTCCCAACCATAGATCTCTCCATCTCCCCCTCTCGCACCACCCAACACCTTGTCTCTGAAATAGCCTCTGCCTGCCAGAACTGGGGTTTCTTCCAGGTAATCAACCATGGAGTTTCACTCGAGACGCTCGCGCGATTCGAGAAAGCTGCCAAGTTATTTTTTGACCAGACGATGGAGGAGAAAAGGAAGGTGAAGAGAGATGCAGGTAATGCTGTGGGATTTTATGACGGTGAGAATACGAAAAACGTTAGAGATTGGAAGGAGGTCTTTGATTTCTTGGTTAAGGATGGGACGTTCTTTCCAGCTTCGCATGATCCAAATGATACGAAATTGAAGGTATTGTTTAATCATTGGCCGGAATATCCCCCTGGATTTAG GGAAATGTGCGAGGAGTATGCCAGAGAGTTGGAATTGCTAGCACATAAGCTACTGAGGTTGATTCTTTTGAGTCTAGGCTTATCTGGTGCTGATGGATTGAAGGGCTATTTCAATGACGAGCAAATGAGCTTGATGAGGTTGAATCGGTACCCTCCATGTCCGTCTCCGGATCTTGTGCTCGGCGTAGGCCGTCACAAAGATTCTGGTGCCTTGACAATCCTTGCTCAAGATGCTGTTGGAGGGCTGCAAGTGAGGAGAAAATCAGATGGACAGTGGATTCCTGTCAAACCAATCCCAAATGCCTATATCGTTAACATTGGCGATGTTGTTCAA GTTTGGAGCAATGACAAATATGAAAGTGTGGAGCACAGAGTGGTGGTGAATAGTGAGAAAGAAAGGTATTcgtttccatttttcttctttccagCTCACCATATGATGGTGAAGCCATTGGAGGAGGTTGTGGATGAGCAAAACCCACCAAAATACAGAGAATACAACTTCGGAAAGTTTATTGCTTCGAGGAGCCACGGTAACGAGAACCAAGAAGTGGAAAACATCCAAATTCATCATTTCAGGGCCAGGCTGCATCAATAA
- the LOC101209423 gene encoding protein DMR6-LIKE OXYGENASE 2 isoform X3 gives MGDLEDFIQAPEHRPKLALSHADGIPTIDLSPIFNSLPGSDFPHDLVHQIASACTEWGFFLVVNHGVPPEKRHRIEAAAREFFGQSLEEKRKVRRSEGLVTGYFDSELTKNVRDWKEVFDLVVEDPTIVPASPESDDEELTQWTNQWPEYPPEFRESCKEYVEELEKLGHKLMELLALSLGLSAKRFQHYFKQQTSFLRINHYPPCPSPELTLGVGRHKDPGVLTVLAQDDVGGLEVKRKRDGEWIRVKPVPDSFVVNIGEITQVWSNEKYESVEHRVMVNSEKDRYSIPFFFNPSHSTIVEPLKELVDSQNPPKYKSYSYGKFLTNRQRSNFKKLNTDNIQISDFKITN, from the exons ATGGGCGATCTGGAGGATTTCATCCAAGCCCCGGAGCACCGCCCCAAACTCGCACTCTCCCATGCTGATGGAATCCCCACCATCGATCTCTCTCCAATCTTCAACTCACTACCCGGCAGCGATTTCCCCCACGATTTGGTCCACCAAATTGCCTCTGCTTGCACGGAGTGGGGATTCTTTCTGGTGGTTAACCACGGCGTCCCTCCCGAGAAGCGGCACCGTATAGAGGCCGCTGCCCGGGAATTTTTCGGCCAAAGTTTGGAAGAGAAGAGGAAAGTGAGGAGAAGCGAAGGGTTGGTGACGGGCTACTTTGATTCGGAGCTGACCAAGAACGTCAGAGATTGGAAGGAGGTGTTTGATCTCGTGGTGGAGGATCCCACAATTGTTCCGGCGTCGCCCGAGTCTGATGATGAGGAGTTGACTCAGTGGACTAATCAATGGCCGGAATACCCACCGGAATTCAG GGAGAGTTGCAAGGAATATGTTGAAGAATTAGAGAAACTTGGACACAAATTGATGGAACTACTCGCCCTTAGCTTGGGATTGTCCGCAAAAAGGTTTCAACACTATTTCAAACAGCAAACCAGTTTTTTGAGAATCAATCACTATCCCCCCTGCCCATCACCGGAGTTGACTCTCGGGGTTGGGCGCCACAAGGACCCCGGCGTCCTAACGGTGCTCGCCCAAGACGATGTTGGAGGACTGGAAgtgaaaaggaagagagatgGAGAGTGGATACGGGTCAAACCCGTACCCGATTCTTTCGTTGTGAATATTGGAGAGATTACTCAG GTTTGGAGCAATGAGAAGTATGAGAGTGTGGAGCATAGAGTTATGGTCAACAGCGAAAAGGATAGATATTCcattcctttcttcttcaacccATCTCATTCCACCATCGTTGAGCCTTTGAAAGAGCTGGTTGATTCCCAAAACCCTCCCAAATACAAATCTTACTCTTATGGAAAGTTTCTTACCAATAGACAACGCAGCAACTTCAAGAAACTTAATACTGACAACATTCAAATCTCTGATTTCAAGATCACCAACTAG
- the LOC101222219 gene encoding probable esterase PIR7A, which yields MQKLLLPFFLLIFLSFSTQTQTSFLFHHGHHDNDGHDSQSNKSHFVLVHGACLGAWSWYQVTTFLQTAGHKVTAVDMAAAGIDPTQPESLTSLTDYFQPLLNFTEALQADDKIVLVGHSLGGLGISMAMERFPEKISVAIFVTAAMPGPIIGFQSIEEQKTTLGMYKAFHKGDDTKSEVSKKPPRLFMFSEEELETKLFPLSPPQDLTLARTLVRPQAMFGLLESMKELRLSKENYGSVKRAFIISQNDKMTSKFMVWAMLLLNKPDRVEEVHGSDHMVMTSKPLELAQLLGTIAQDYAAFSSSTSSSTFVRDDL from the exons atgcaAAAACTTCTGCTACcatttttccttctaattttcctctctttctctacCCAAACACAAACCTCTTTTCTCTTCCACCACGGCCACCACGACAATGACGGCCACGACTCCCAGTCAAACAAATCACACTTTGTGCTCGTCCATGGTGCCTGCCTCGGCGCCTGGTCTTGGTACCAGGTCACAACCTTCCTACAAACGGCTGGTCACAAAGTCACCGCAGTCGACATGGCTGCTGCCGGGATCGACCCAACCCAGCCAGAGTCATTGACATCACTTACTGACTACTTCCAGCCATTGCTGAACTTCACGGAAGCCCTACAAGCCGACGACAAGATCGTTCTCGTCGGACACAGCCTAGGGGGCCTCGGAATCTCGATGGCCATGGAGAGATTCCCTGAGAAAATCTCTGTTGCAATTTTTGTGACTGCAGCCATGCCTGGCCCAATCATCGGGTTTCAATCCATCGAGGAACAG aagacAACACTTGGAATGTACAAGGCTTTTCACAAAGGGGATGATACCAAATCCGAGGTTTCAAAGAAGCCACCACgtcttttcatgttttcagAAGAAGAATTAGAAACCAAGCTTTTCCCACTATCTCCACCTCAG GATTTGACATTGGCAAGAACATTGGTGAGGCCTCAAGCAATGTTTGGTTTGTTGGAGTCAATGAAGGAGCTAAGACTAAGTAAAGAGAATTATGGGTCTGTGAAGAGGGCTTTCATTATATcacaaaatgacaaaatgaCATCAAAGTTTATGGTTTGGGCTATGCTCCTTTTAAATAAGCCTGATCGTGTGGAGGAGGTTCATGGATCAGATCACATGGTCATGACTTCAAAGCCTCTTGAACTTGCTCAACTTCTCGGCACCATTGCTCAAGACTATGctgctttttcttcttctacttcatCTTCCACTTTTGTCCGTGATGATCTGTAA
- the LOC116401616 gene encoding protein DMR6-LIKE OXYGENASE 2-like: MGHLQEFDQVFIQAPDHRPKLAVSQADGIPTIDLSPIFNDSPPAGSEFPHDLVQQIASACTEWGFFLVVNHGVPPEKRRRMEAAAREFFGQSLEEKRKVRRNEGVATGYFDMELTKNVRDWKEVFDFVVEDPTLIPASSDPDETELTQLINQWPEYPPEFREICEGYVEELEKLGHKLMELIASSLELPAKRFGEYFKGQTSSVRLNHYPLCPSPELALGVGHHKDPGVLTVLAQDHVGGLEVKRKRDGEWIQLKPVPDSYVVNVGDITEVWSNEKYESVEHRATVNSKRDRYSIAFFFYPSHSTIVEPLEELIGPQNPPKYKPYSFGKFLANRKRSNFKKLNVDNVQISDFKITN; the protein is encoded by the exons ATGGGACATCTTCAGGAGTTTGATCAGGTTTTCATCCAAGCCCCCGACCACCGTCCCAAGCTCGCCGTCTCCCAAGCTGACGGAATCCCCACCATCGACCTCTCTCCAATCTTCAACGACTCACCACCGGCCGGCAGCGAATTCCCCCACGATTTGGTCCAGCAAATCGCCTCTGCTTGTACGGAGTGGGGATTCTTTCTGGTGGTCAACCACGGTGTCCCTCCCGAGAAGCGGCGTCGAATGGAAGCCGCTGCCCGGGAGTTTTTTGGGCAGAGTTTGGAGGAGAAGAGGAAAGTGAGGAGAAATGAAGGGGTGGCGACCGGCTATTTTGATATGGAGCTGACCAAGAATGTCAGAGATTGGAAGGAGGTCTTCGATTTCGTGGTGGAGGATCCGACCCTCATTCCGGCATCGTCCGATCCTGATGAGACTGAGTTGACTCAGTTGATCAATCAATGGCCGGAATACCCACCGGAATTCAG AGAGATTTGCGAAGGATATGTTGAAGAATTGGAGAAACTCGGGCACAAATTGATGGAGCTAATCGCCAGTAGCTTGGAATTACCGGCAAAAAGGTTTGGAGAGTATTTTAAAGGGCAAACAAGCTCTGTGAGACTGAATCACTATCCATTGTGCCCATCACCGGAGCTAGCTCTGGGAGTTGGCCACCACAAGGACCCCGGTGTCTTGACGGTGCTCGCCCAAGACCACGTTGGAGGACTGGaagtgaaaagaaagagagatggagagtGGATTCAACTCAAACCTGTACCTGATTCTTATGTGGTCAATGTTGGAGATATTACTGAG GTTTGGAGCAATGAGAAATATGAGAGTGTGGAGCATAGGGCTACGGTAAACAGCAAAAGGGATAGATATTCAattgctttcttcttttatccaTCTCATTCCACCATTGTTGAGCCTCTGGAAGAGCTTATTGGTCCCCAAAACCCTCCCAAATACAAACCTTACTCTTTTGGGAAGTTCCTCGCCAATAGAAAACGCAGCAATTTCAAGAAGCTTAATGTCGACAACGTTCAAATCTCTGATTTCAAGATCACCAACTAA